The following proteins are co-located in the Spinactinospora alkalitolerans genome:
- a CDS encoding GlsB/YeaQ/YmgE family stress response membrane protein codes for MEITGIISALVIGLIIGALARLVLPGKQSIPIWLTILVGIVAAFIGTAIAGFGGYAETPGIDWWELITQLVVAVVGVSVVAGLWSGRKGSHR; via the coding sequence GTGGAGATCACCGGCATCATCAGTGCGCTCGTCATCGGCCTGATCATCGGGGCTCTGGCCCGGCTCGTCCTCCCGGGCAAACAGAGCATCCCGATCTGGCTGACCATCCTGGTCGGCATCGTCGCCGCCTTCATCGGCACGGCGATCGCGGGGTTCGGCGGGTACGCCGAAACCCCCGGCATCGACTGGTGGGAGCTCATCACCCAGCTGGTCGTGGCGGTCGTCGGCGTCTCGGTGGTCGCCGGCCTGTGGAGCGGCCGCAAGGGCAGCCACAGGTAG
- a CDS encoding WD40 repeat domain-containing serine/threonine protein kinase, with amino-acid sequence MKPLTEKDPAAIGHHTLLARIGAGGMGLVYLGRSPANRLVAIKVIRSDLAAEPGYRRRFAREAELARHVSGHFGAAVVDAEPDAAQPWLATEYVAGPSLSEAVKEHGPLPEHSLYALALGLAEALRAIHAAGLVHRGLKPGNVLLAADGPRVIDFGLARTTESGGPTRTGEIIGTPGFMSPEQTYGHMVSYPSDVFALGGVLYYAATGRDPFGDGPTPAVLYRIATADIDMAGVPESLHEVIEHCTAKDPVRRPTPDDLIDRFEPAGYGTAWPPEQARDGVESMERRGREFADGTAGPMRRRRWPLAAAAAGTAVVVAAGTLTAVRLLPGEGAADAGTAADTGAAASSQAAGPEVPDSPTTDLTAEDFAEPAFVLTDPGGRDITELAFNPEGDRLSVGGPDLYQAWRMEDRLPAGDNVLPEGDGAESIAYAPDADRLIGALGLSDGRVRLTPVEGDAWTAQLHGGGVPVSDVEFSPSGDRLATAGMNGNLAVWNTESEEMEMVTDFFAQPGASGAGFWMQISWHPDGDRIAAVGGAAPAVFEPETGESVFVLEASQRVWDVRFSPDGDSIATSGQGHSVKLWNAHTGEEYGELTGHTGPVHDIAYSADGGLLAGVGVVEPEDPEVRELIGPSFDPTLRLWDVAGQEEITVLESPDGAAPTAVAFSPDGSLLAAAYDNSTVQVWELA; translated from the coding sequence GTGAAACCGCTGACCGAGAAGGACCCGGCCGCGATCGGCCACCACACGCTGCTCGCCCGCATCGGGGCGGGCGGCATGGGCCTGGTCTACCTCGGCCGCTCGCCCGCGAACCGGCTGGTGGCGATCAAGGTCATCCGGTCCGACCTCGCCGCCGAGCCGGGGTACCGCCGGCGGTTCGCCCGTGAGGCCGAGCTCGCCCGCCACGTCAGCGGGCACTTCGGCGCCGCGGTGGTGGACGCCGAGCCCGACGCCGCCCAGCCGTGGCTGGCCACCGAGTACGTCGCGGGCCCCTCGCTGAGCGAGGCGGTCAAGGAGCACGGGCCGCTGCCCGAGCACTCCCTGTACGCGCTGGCGCTCGGCCTGGCCGAGGCGCTGCGCGCGATCCACGCCGCCGGCCTGGTGCACCGCGGCCTCAAGCCCGGCAACGTGCTGCTGGCCGCCGACGGCCCCCGCGTCATCGACTTCGGCCTCGCGCGCACCACCGAGTCGGGCGGGCCCACCCGCACCGGCGAGATCATCGGCACCCCGGGGTTCATGTCGCCCGAGCAGACCTACGGGCACATGGTCTCCTACCCCTCCGACGTCTTCGCGCTGGGCGGCGTCCTGTACTACGCGGCCACCGGGCGCGACCCGTTCGGCGACGGCCCGACGCCGGCGGTCCTGTACCGCATCGCCACCGCCGACATCGACATGGCCGGCGTTCCGGAGTCGCTGCACGAGGTCATCGAGCACTGCACGGCCAAGGACCCCGTCCGGCGCCCCACGCCCGACGACCTGATCGACCGCTTCGAACCCGCGGGATACGGCACCGCGTGGCCGCCCGAGCAGGCGCGCGACGGCGTCGAGTCCATGGAGCGGCGGGGCCGGGAGTTCGCCGACGGCACGGCCGGCCCGATGCGCAGGCGGAGGTGGCCGCTGGCCGCCGCCGCTGCCGGGACCGCCGTGGTCGTCGCAGCGGGCACGCTGACCGCGGTCCGGCTGCTGCCGGGGGAGGGGGCCGCCGACGCCGGGACGGCGGCCGACACCGGTGCGGCCGCGTCCTCCCAGGCCGCCGGTCCCGAGGTGCCCGACTCGCCCACCACGGACCTCACCGCCGAGGACTTCGCCGAACCGGCGTTCGTGCTGACCGACCCCGGCGGCCGCGACATCACCGAACTCGCGTTCAACCCCGAAGGCGACCGGCTCTCGGTGGGCGGCCCCGACCTCTACCAGGCGTGGCGGATGGAGGACCGCCTGCCGGCCGGCGACAACGTCCTGCCCGAAGGGGACGGCGCCGAGTCCATCGCCTACGCCCCGGACGCGGATCGACTCATCGGGGCCCTCGGCCTGAGCGACGGGCGGGTGCGGCTCACGCCGGTGGAGGGCGATGCCTGGACCGCGCAGTTGCACGGCGGCGGGGTCCCGGTCAGCGACGTGGAGTTCTCCCCCTCGGGCGACCGGCTGGCGACCGCCGGCATGAACGGCAACCTCGCCGTCTGGAACACGGAGTCGGAGGAGATGGAGATGGTCACCGACTTCTTCGCCCAGCCGGGCGCCTCGGGCGCGGGGTTCTGGATGCAGATCTCCTGGCACCCCGACGGCGACCGGATCGCCGCGGTCGGCGGTGCCGCCCCCGCGGTCTTCGAACCGGAGACCGGCGAGAGCGTCTTCGTGCTGGAGGCGTCGCAGCGGGTCTGGGACGTGCGGTTCAGCCCGGACGGCGACTCGATCGCCACGTCCGGCCAGGGACACTCCGTCAAGCTGTGGAACGCCCACACCGGCGAGGAGTACGGCGAACTCACCGGGCACACCGGGCCGGTCCACGACATCGCCTACAGCGCCGACGGCGGCCTGCTGGCCGGGGTCGGCGTGGTCGAACCCGAGGACCCCGAGGTCCGCGAGCTGATCGGGCCGTCCTTCGACCCGACCCTGCGGCTGTGGGACGTCGCCGGGCAGGAGGAGATCACCGTCCTCGAATCACCGGACGGCGCGGCCCCCACGGCGGTGGCCTTCAGCCCCGACGGCTCCCTCCTGGCCGCCGCCTACGACAACAGCACGGTGCAGGTGTGGGAGCTGGCTTGA
- a CDS encoding WD40 repeat domain-containing serine/threonine protein kinase, producing the protein MSPEVRVQPLSNADPRRVGRYRVLARIGGGGMGRVYLGRSKSGRLLAIKVVHPGHAGDTDLRTRFVREVGAARGVGGVFGVPVVDADPDAETPWPATQFVPSVSLREAVERCGPLPARSLATLAPGLAEALRAVHRAGLVHRDLKPSTVLLAADGPRVIDFGIVRVLDGASVTRTGQVLGTAAFMSPEQANGLPVTPASDVFSLGSVLHHAAAGRPPFGGDERTVLFHIVHDDPDLGAVPPGLRDPLRRCLAKDPRDRPTPDDLVRDLPGHLSSGPDPSGDSGPGGPAAQPGSDRRPVPVPQADAGWLPPPVRELIAERDRLARRSLAAPPAPASGAPSRRRRRTAVAAAPAAALVAGCGAAFGTDLYLRERSTSEAGSEGAGGGAGASEGRDETLYPPPPGPAWGADFVSGDTHPDLLEDRGDDPEAAPVTSLAFDPGEPERLYTARLGKLDRWDLTAELAGHEDVEHGGEPLVGSVAFSPDGAYRATGSVTGEVLLTDTATGETGTVVPAVSEAGLDSAESAGLPLAERYPETVGADFSAESDILYVVGADGWTRFDVASGARLPTPEQARGAGFRLHPDGGSAVVADGSTVRVVDPATGAERDRFDTGASGGVTAVPIPGGERIATGGEDHMVRVFDAESHEELHALAGHEGAVTAMAVDPGGEVLVSGDEFGRVRMWNLATGEWIGGDDSQQSPVPGSAFAFNPGGTRVAVGYENGLATVWTRP; encoded by the coding sequence ATGAGTCCGGAGGTTCGGGTGCAGCCCCTTTCCAATGCCGATCCGCGGCGGGTCGGCCGGTACCGGGTGCTCGCACGCATCGGTGGCGGCGGCATGGGACGGGTCTACCTGGGGCGTTCCAAGTCGGGGCGGCTGCTCGCCATCAAGGTGGTGCATCCCGGGCACGCCGGCGACACCGACCTCCGCACGCGGTTCGTCCGGGAGGTCGGGGCGGCGCGCGGGGTGGGCGGCGTCTTCGGCGTCCCCGTGGTCGACGCCGACCCCGACGCGGAGACGCCCTGGCCGGCCACGCAGTTCGTCCCCAGCGTCTCGCTGCGCGAGGCGGTCGAGCGGTGCGGGCCGCTGCCCGCCCGTTCGCTGGCCACGCTCGCGCCCGGCCTGGCCGAGGCGCTGCGCGCCGTCCACCGCGCCGGCCTGGTGCACCGCGACCTCAAGCCCTCCACCGTGCTGCTGGCCGCCGACGGTCCCCGCGTCATCGACTTCGGGATCGTGCGCGTTCTCGACGGCGCATCGGTGACCAGGACCGGCCAGGTTCTGGGGACGGCGGCGTTCATGTCGCCGGAGCAGGCCAACGGCCTCCCGGTGACCCCGGCCTCCGACGTCTTCTCCCTCGGCTCCGTGCTGCACCACGCCGCCGCCGGGCGGCCCCCGTTCGGCGGCGACGAGCGCACGGTGCTGTTCCACATCGTGCACGACGATCCCGACCTCGGCGCCGTGCCGCCGGGGCTGCGCGACCCCCTGCGGCGCTGCCTGGCCAAGGATCCCCGCGACCGCCCCACCCCCGACGACCTGGTCCGGGACCTGCCGGGACACCTCTCCTCCGGTCCGGACCCCTCCGGGGACAGCGGGCCCGGCGGCCCCGCCGCGCAGCCGGGTTCCGATCGGCGGCCCGTCCCCGTCCCGCAGGCTGACGCCGGATGGCTGCCCCCGCCGGTGCGGGAGCTGATCGCCGAGCGGGACCGCCTGGCGCGCCGCAGCCTCGCCGCACCGCCGGCCCCGGCGTCCGGCGCCCCCTCCCGCCGGCGGCGCCGGACGGCGGTCGCGGCCGCGCCGGCGGCCGCCCTGGTCGCCGGCTGCGGGGCGGCGTTCGGGACAGACCTCTACCTGCGGGAGCGCTCCACCTCGGAGGCCGGCTCGGAAGGGGCCGGAGGGGGCGCCGGGGCCTCCGAGGGGCGCGACGAGACGCTGTACCCGCCGCCGCCCGGCCCGGCGTGGGGTGCCGACTTCGTCTCCGGCGACACCCACCCCGACCTGCTGGAGGACCGGGGCGACGATCCGGAGGCCGCCCCCGTCACCTCCCTGGCCTTCGACCCCGGCGAGCCCGAGCGGCTGTACACGGCCAGGCTCGGCAAGCTCGACCGATGGGACCTGACCGCGGAGCTCGCCGGGCACGAGGACGTCGAGCACGGCGGGGAGCCGCTGGTGGGATCGGTGGCCTTCTCCCCGGACGGCGCGTACCGGGCGACGGGCTCGGTCACCGGAGAGGTCCTGCTCACCGACACCGCCACCGGCGAGACCGGCACCGTGGTCCCGGCGGTGTCCGAGGCCGGACTCGATTCCGCCGAATCCGCCGGGCTGCCGCTCGCCGAACGCTACCCTGAAACAGTCGGTGCCGACTTCAGTGCGGAGAGTGACATTCTGTACGTGGTCGGCGCGGACGGCTGGACGCGCTTCGACGTCGCTTCCGGTGCGCGGCTGCCGACCCCGGAGCAGGCGCGGGGCGCCGGGTTCCGCCTCCACCCCGACGGCGGGAGCGCGGTGGTCGCGGACGGCTCCACCGTGCGCGTCGTCGACCCCGCGACCGGGGCCGAACGCGACCGCTTCGACACGGGGGCGTCCGGCGGCGTCACGGCGGTCCCTATTCCCGGCGGCGAGCGGATCGCCACCGGAGGGGAGGACCACATGGTCCGCGTGTTCGACGCGGAGTCCCATGAGGAGCTGCACGCCCTGGCCGGGCACGAGGGCGCGGTCACCGCCATGGCGGTGGACCCCGGCGGCGAGGTCCTGGTCTCCGGTGACGAGTTCGGCAGGGTCCGCATGTGGAACCTGGCCACGGGCGAATGGATCGGCGGCGACGACTCGCAGCAGAGCCCGGTCCCCGGGTCCGCCTTCGCCTTCAACCCCGGCGGAACGCGCGTCGCCGTGGGGTACGAGAACGGCCTGGCCACGGTCTGGACCCGGCCCTGA
- a CDS encoding YybH family protein, translating to MTTNHDAHGPRAALPDDPALLHSVFAAAFNSGDSRAVDLAYEDRGVLVPAPGQPMTGPARVGAVEHLLRLGLPIDARTRHVYTADDIALLVVDWSIRGTARDGSDVHLEGTAADVARRGRDGLWRYVIDNPFGTA from the coding sequence ATGACGACCAATCATGACGCCCACGGCCCCCGCGCGGCTCTCCCCGACGATCCGGCTCTGCTGCACTCGGTCTTCGCCGCCGCGTTCAACTCCGGCGACTCGCGCGCCGTCGACCTGGCCTACGAGGATCGCGGTGTCCTCGTGCCCGCACCCGGTCAGCCCATGACGGGCCCGGCCCGGGTCGGCGCCGTCGAGCATCTGCTCCGGCTGGGACTGCCGATCGACGCGCGGACCCGGCACGTCTACACCGCCGACGACATCGCCCTGCTCGTCGTCGACTGGTCCATTCGCGGCACCGCGCGCGACGGTTCCGACGTCCACCTGGAGGGAACCGCGGCCGACGTCGCCCGGCGCGGCCGGGACGGGCTCTGGCGATACGTCATCGACAACCCCTTCGGCACCGCGTGA
- a CDS encoding AAA family ATPase yields MLLSFQASNHRSLKGRQQLLLVPLSEPAAEPETEEPALPVAGIFGANASGKSNLLDAMRFMQRMVRSSMTENEPDAGIERFPFALRAASLTEPSTYAVELRLGGVRYTYGFSVDDAQVVWERLHSYPRGERRVVFERDPDGYRFGASLPGSMSQVKEITEDNALFLTVAARSRQEAVRPVYDWFVSRLAFRFAERSPASQAHAARAADGGWMKELEGLLRAADTGIERLELKRQEPTEGEIAEIEERYAGTPESFRRRRVQALGRVEVLFHHRAADSAVEPLGIRQQSHGTVALFELGQRIMAALRSGSVLVVDELDANMHSHLSAKLIELFENPATNPKGAQLVFSSHDIALLGWIRGGNALRREEVWFAEKDKEGASHLFPLSDYQDEGEANRALCYLTGRYGAVPEVADDEFDAVVARKEAAAAGPWAIGTASGTAGAGREAGSGRLVAVSGLTLRTTYPTR; encoded by the coding sequence ATGCTGCTGAGTTTTCAGGCGTCCAACCATCGATCCCTCAAGGGCAGGCAGCAACTGCTGCTCGTCCCCCTGTCCGAACCCGCGGCCGAACCGGAGACGGAGGAGCCGGCGCTCCCGGTGGCGGGCATCTTCGGGGCGAACGCATCGGGGAAGTCCAACCTCCTGGACGCCATGCGGTTCATGCAGCGGATGGTGCGCTCGTCCATGACGGAGAACGAGCCGGACGCCGGGATCGAGCGGTTCCCCTTCGCGCTGCGCGCGGCGAGCCTGACCGAACCCTCCACCTACGCGGTGGAGCTCCGGCTCGGCGGAGTCCGCTACACCTACGGGTTCTCGGTCGACGACGCGCAGGTCGTGTGGGAGCGGCTGCACTCCTATCCCAGGGGTGAGCGCCGCGTCGTCTTCGAGCGCGACCCGGACGGCTACCGCTTCGGCGCAAGCCTGCCCGGCTCCATGAGCCAGGTCAAGGAGATCACGGAGGACAACGCGCTCTTCCTCACCGTGGCCGCGCGGTCCAGGCAGGAGGCGGTGCGGCCGGTCTACGACTGGTTCGTGTCCCGGCTGGCCTTCCGGTTCGCGGAGCGCTCGCCCGCCTCGCAGGCTCACGCCGCGCGCGCGGCGGACGGCGGTTGGATGAAGGAGCTGGAAGGGCTGCTGCGCGCGGCGGACACCGGCATCGAGCGCCTGGAGCTCAAGCGGCAGGAACCCACCGAGGGCGAGATCGCCGAGATCGAGGAGCGCTACGCCGGCACCCCGGAGAGCTTCCGCAGGCGCCGCGTCCAGGCCCTCGGCCGCGTCGAGGTCCTCTTCCACCACCGCGCGGCGGACAGCGCGGTCGAGCCCCTGGGCATCCGGCAGCAGTCGCACGGCACGGTGGCGCTGTTCGAACTGGGGCAACGCATCATGGCCGCGCTGCGCTCCGGTTCGGTCCTGGTCGTCGACGAGCTGGACGCGAACATGCACTCGCACCTGTCGGCCAAGCTCATCGAGCTGTTCGAGAACCCGGCGACCAACCCCAAGGGCGCCCAGCTCGTCTTCTCCAGCCACGACATCGCCCTCCTCGGCTGGATCCGGGGCGGCAACGCGCTCCGGCGCGAGGAGGTCTGGTTCGCAGAGAAGGACAAGGAGGGCGCCTCCCACCTCTTCCCGCTGAGCGACTACCAGGACGAAGGGGAGGCGAACCGGGCCCTGTGCTACCTGACCGGCCGCTACGGCGCGGTCCCCGAGGTCGCCGACGACGAGTTCGACGCGGTGGTGGCCAGAAAGGAGGCCGCCGCCGCGGGGCCCTGGGCCATCGGCACGGCCTCGGGGACCGCCGGCGCGGGCCGGGAGGCCGGGAGCGGGCGCCTGGTCGCCGTCTCCGGACTCACGCTCAGAACCACGTACCCCACCCGCTGA
- a CDS encoding DUF5808 domain-containing protein — protein sequence MAVGLAAAVGAIAVVLAVGQGGWRLRHGAPADEDTGYVQRDDDRFWHLAGTVYANRADPAVWVSKRAMGVGWTMNVGHPAGLAIACVLLAVIAVLAGLGIWGLLPEEGPFYGWELRP from the coding sequence GTGGCTGTGGGCCTCGCCGCCGCGGTCGGCGCCATCGCGGTCGTCCTCGCCGTCGGCCAGGGCGGGTGGCGGCTGCGGCACGGCGCGCCCGCCGACGAGGACACCGGCTACGTCCAGCGCGACGACGACCGCTTCTGGCACCTCGCCGGGACGGTCTACGCCAACCGCGCCGACCCCGCGGTGTGGGTGTCCAAGCGGGCCATGGGCGTCGGATGGACGATGAACGTCGGGCACCCGGCGGGCCTGGCGATCGCGTGCGTGCTCCTGGCGGTCATCGCGGTCCTGGCCGGACTGGGGATCTGGGGTCTGCTGCCCGAGGAGGGACCCTTCTACGGCTGGGAGCTGCGGCCCTGA
- a CDS encoding DUF559 domain-containing protein — protein MHVITGKGCDRYIDLGFPEYRQGVEYDGREHHGRPEDRMHDHARRAALRDMGWNVLVCTQAGVLIDPGVFLRQLLGRLSERGWDPGRTRMAVIRRNIDRIEALRKRERQNRARGDLV, from the coding sequence GTGCACGTCATCACTGGGAAGGGGTGCGATCGCTATATCGATTTGGGGTTTCCGGAGTACCGGCAAGGGGTCGAATACGACGGCAGAGAGCACCACGGCCGCCCCGAAGACCGTATGCATGACCATGCGCGTCGAGCCGCTTTGCGGGACATGGGATGGAATGTGCTGGTCTGCACTCAGGCAGGCGTGCTGATCGATCCTGGTGTGTTCCTGCGTCAGCTTCTCGGGCGGTTGTCGGAGCGAGGATGGGACCCCGGCAGGACGCGGATGGCGGTGATTCGCAGGAACATCGATCGCATCGAGGCGCTACGGAAGCGTGAGCGGCAGAACAGGGCGCGTGGTGATCTCGTATGA
- a CDS encoding DUF4352 domain-containing protein, whose protein sequence is MNYQPGYPQPAPKKSRGCLWASLITLGVCVLFGFVGCVAVVASIDSGSTDPGSSGSDTAAEGGASAGDGGDAEAGAEEEQAAAGIGDTVEDGKFAFTVTDVETGVESVGDGVLSETPQGQYVIVHVTVENIGDRAQMFDGSNQTLVDADDTEYSNDTGAEIYLGEDAESFLNEINPGNKVEAQVIYDVPADVQPDRIELHDSAFSDGVTVSLS, encoded by the coding sequence ATGAACTACCAGCCCGGATACCCCCAGCCCGCGCCGAAGAAGAGCCGCGGATGCCTGTGGGCCTCACTGATCACCCTCGGCGTCTGCGTCCTCTTCGGGTTCGTCGGCTGCGTCGCCGTCGTGGCGAGCATCGACAGCGGGAGCACCGACCCCGGTTCCTCCGGTTCCGACACGGCCGCCGAGGGCGGCGCCTCCGCCGGCGACGGCGGGGACGCCGAGGCCGGTGCGGAGGAGGAGCAGGCTGCGGCCGGCATCGGGGACACGGTGGAGGACGGCAAGTTCGCGTTCACCGTCACCGACGTCGAGACCGGCGTGGAGTCGGTGGGGGACGGGGTCCTGTCCGAGACGCCGCAGGGCCAGTACGTGATCGTGCACGTCACCGTGGAGAACATCGGCGACCGGGCCCAGATGTTCGACGGCTCCAACCAGACGCTGGTCGACGCCGACGACACCGAGTACTCCAACGACACGGGCGCCGAGATCTACCTGGGTGAGGACGCGGAATCGTTCCTCAACGAGATCAACCCCGGCAACAAGGTCGAGGCCCAGGTCATCTACGACGTCCCCGCCGACGTCCAGCCCGACCGCATCGAGCTGCACGACTCCGCGTTCAGCGACGGCGTGACGGTGTCCCTGTCATGA
- a CDS encoding TIGR04141 family sporadically distributed protein, giving the protein MSNSHVGTRTSRRCGKRVAARTQELTLHRLIGVEPRPEDMRAVFDEQGLRNDGLRMESVNVGGMVAVVVHGLRGGVHPPDWLDNARSTTGLHMELEVGNPAVTVLIAVDASVYAFSYGEGHHLVPRELRESAFGRRFAARVADSTAVTTVRRRRMDVPGRYEHTRIAHGGNVRTYGVRPERDIVTGLRVRSGANGLTYTGITGRLPYVDCADGVRTRLGVAPGDLVNDIRWIAEVERSVDPRDDFRILEAHTEERDPERLQVLWDLFAECLGDPESLELAIAPPEDALDDLERTRSFVARIGPKSCPLRTDCDPDSLRTHLVARLKQLQTGNVVAALRAGWIQLYSDPDGRWEIRKHTRPLDWIEATVNMESEIFVLRHGHWYRYGADYLQAVRDNLQRLLSRGSPIELPAWGAGDEGDYNDGVHDPAAGYLCLDRNLVKTPAHWGRGIELCDLLGPGNRLIHVKQAASASALSHLFIQVRSALESLEFETEARERFVRRVKELDPDRDIDESFRPRTVVFAVHLRNHGEVDVDTLYPLAQVELYRTTKALDERNIDVELVGIPHA; this is encoded by the coding sequence ATGTCGAACTCACACGTCGGCACCAGGACGAGCCGCCGTTGCGGCAAGCGTGTCGCGGCACGTACACAAGAACTCACCCTGCACCGCCTCATCGGAGTCGAACCGCGCCCCGAAGACATGCGTGCCGTGTTCGACGAACAGGGACTGCGGAATGACGGGCTGCGCATGGAGAGTGTGAACGTCGGTGGCATGGTCGCCGTGGTGGTCCACGGACTACGCGGCGGCGTTCACCCTCCCGACTGGCTGGACAACGCCCGGAGCACCACCGGACTCCACATGGAACTGGAGGTCGGCAATCCGGCGGTCACGGTGCTGATCGCCGTCGACGCGTCCGTGTACGCGTTCAGCTACGGAGAAGGCCACCACCTCGTCCCGCGAGAACTCAGGGAATCCGCTTTCGGACGCCGCTTCGCGGCGCGGGTGGCGGACTCCACCGCGGTCACCACGGTCCGCCGCCGACGGATGGACGTGCCCGGTCGCTACGAGCACACCCGAATCGCCCACGGGGGGAACGTGCGGACCTACGGTGTGCGCCCCGAGCGCGACATCGTCACCGGGCTTCGGGTCCGCTCCGGAGCGAACGGGCTCACCTACACCGGGATCACGGGACGGCTCCCCTATGTGGACTGCGCGGACGGCGTCCGCACCCGCCTCGGAGTCGCTCCCGGCGACCTGGTCAACGACATCCGGTGGATCGCGGAGGTCGAGCGGTCGGTGGACCCCCGCGATGACTTCCGCATCCTCGAGGCCCACACGGAAGAGCGGGATCCCGAACGGCTGCAGGTCCTGTGGGACCTGTTCGCCGAATGCCTGGGCGACCCCGAATCCCTGGAGCTCGCGATCGCCCCGCCCGAGGACGCCCTCGACGATCTGGAGAGGACCCGCTCCTTCGTCGCCCGTATCGGCCCGAAGTCCTGCCCACTGCGGACGGACTGCGACCCGGACAGTCTCCGGACCCACCTCGTGGCCCGGCTCAAGCAGTTGCAGACGGGCAACGTGGTCGCCGCGCTCCGTGCCGGATGGATCCAGCTCTACTCCGACCCCGACGGACGCTGGGAGATCCGGAAGCACACCAGGCCACTGGACTGGATCGAGGCCACCGTGAACATGGAGTCGGAGATCTTCGTCCTTCGCCACGGGCACTGGTACCGCTACGGCGCGGACTACCTCCAGGCCGTCCGCGACAACCTGCAACGGCTGCTCTCACGGGGATCACCGATCGAGCTGCCGGCCTGGGGCGCCGGCGACGAGGGCGACTACAACGACGGCGTCCACGATCCGGCCGCGGGATACCTGTGCCTGGACAGGAACCTCGTCAAGACTCCCGCGCACTGGGGGCGCGGCATCGAACTGTGCGACCTCCTCGGTCCAGGGAACCGGCTCATCCACGTCAAGCAGGCCGCTTCGGCTTCCGCGTTGAGTCACCTGTTCATCCAGGTCAGATCGGCTCTGGAGAGCCTGGAATTCGAGACTGAAGCCCGGGAGCGCTTCGTGAGGCGGGTGAAGGAGCTCGACCCCGACCGCGACATCGATGAGTCCTTCAGGCCGCGCACGGTGGTCTTCGCCGTACATCTGAGGAACCACGGCGAGGTCGACGTGGACACGCTCTACCCGCTGGCACAGGTCGAGCTCTACCGCACGACCAAGGCCCTGGACGAGCGCAACATCGACGTCGAGCTCGTCGGCATCCCGCACGCCTGA